The proteins below come from a single Halostagnicola larsenii XH-48 genomic window:
- a CDS encoding M48 family metalloprotease produces the protein MVTRLTALRLRMVAAILGLVLVTAGLLGGVWVVFYALFAVFESPFAAQAAFAITAGTLLTIGYLEYTHLETIERLADAHTVSRDDAPELYETTTRVAAQLDVPVPTIAVSDRETPEALAVGFRPESVHLVLSLGTINALEGEQLEAVIAHELAHVKNRDAMVMTAVSLPIVLADGLRSRIAAIEKPGWTVIIIVPLAALSSVVWVVGRTISARLSRAREVAADRAAAEVTGSPAALADALSRLDRTIEETPTRDLREVSGVSSLSILPLEPAELEKVMLGPEGDIEPAYWEVRRRLHRLERWLFGTHPSTEDRIAELRERQRDAESD, from the coding sequence ATGGTCACTCGCCTAACGGCTCTCCGTCTCCGAATGGTCGCCGCGATCCTGGGGTTGGTGCTCGTCACGGCGGGATTGCTCGGCGGCGTCTGGGTCGTCTTCTACGCGCTCTTCGCCGTTTTCGAGAGTCCGTTCGCCGCACAGGCCGCCTTTGCCATCACCGCTGGAACGTTGTTGACGATCGGCTACCTCGAGTACACGCACCTCGAGACGATCGAACGGCTGGCAGATGCACACACCGTGTCTCGAGACGACGCACCGGAGCTGTACGAAACGACGACGCGCGTCGCCGCCCAGTTGGACGTTCCCGTGCCCACCATCGCGGTCTCCGATCGGGAGACGCCCGAAGCGCTGGCCGTTGGCTTTCGGCCCGAGTCCGTGCATCTGGTCCTCTCGCTCGGGACGATCAACGCGCTCGAGGGCGAGCAACTCGAGGCGGTGATCGCCCACGAACTCGCCCACGTCAAAAACCGAGACGCGATGGTCATGACGGCCGTCTCGCTTCCGATCGTTCTCGCCGACGGCCTCCGCTCGCGCATCGCAGCGATCGAGAAGCCGGGGTGGACCGTCATCATCATCGTCCCGCTGGCGGCGCTGTCTTCCGTGGTCTGGGTCGTCGGCAGGACCATCTCGGCTCGCCTCTCGAGAGCCAGAGAGGTCGCCGCCGACCGGGCGGCCGCGGAGGTTACCGGCTCGCCGGCCGCCCTCGCCGACGCGTTATCGAGGTTGGATCGGACCATCGAGGAGACCCCCACTCGCGACCTGCGGGAAGTCTCCGGCGTCTCGTCGCTGTCGATCCTCCCGCTTGAGCCGGCCGAACTCGAGAAGGTCATGCTCGGGCCCGAGGGGGATATCGAGCCGGCCTACTGGGAGGTACGACGACGACTCCACCGGCTCGAGCGTTGGCTGTTCGGTACGCATCCCTCGACGGAAGACCGAATCGCCGAACTCCGAGAACGCCAGCGGGACGCGGAATCGGACTGA
- a CDS encoding DUF7122 family protein, with translation MARDDESAAGSAVEPDDEALEENVGHRFDRLPATAAERRVDGRATREEVVDYFADRFGIPAETFDEYTFWEKGAGKIWIYAGEAPSPIEIEAIGMTCLRTRQEHWKPTTDFVQRFGRHATDCVIELSREEARAFTDGQDQELEWDGDWGYLIVAHEIGEELEPLGVGLYVHGELQSVVPKGRQRSVSDRR, from the coding sequence ATGGCGAGAGACGACGAGTCGGCAGCCGGGTCGGCAGTCGAACCCGACGACGAGGCGCTCGAGGAGAACGTCGGCCACCGATTCGATCGACTGCCGGCGACAGCGGCCGAGCGCCGGGTCGACGGACGGGCCACCCGCGAGGAGGTCGTCGACTACTTCGCGGATCGCTTCGGTATCCCCGCCGAAACCTTCGACGAGTACACCTTTTGGGAGAAAGGCGCGGGTAAGATCTGGATCTACGCAGGGGAAGCCCCATCGCCGATCGAAATCGAAGCGATCGGGATGACCTGCCTGCGGACCCGCCAGGAGCACTGGAAGCCGACGACCGACTTCGTCCAGCGCTTCGGCCGCCACGCGACCGACTGCGTCATCGAACTCTCCCGCGAGGAGGCTCGAGCGTTCACCGACGGCCAGGATCAGGAACTCGAGTGGGACGGCGACTGGGGCTACCTGATCGTTGCCCATGAAATTGGTGAAGAACTCGAGCCGCTGGGCGTCGGCCTCTACGTCCACGGCGAACTACAGTCGGTGGTCCCGAAGGGCCGCCAGCGGTCGGTTTCCGATCGCCGGTGA
- a CDS encoding RsmB/NOP family class I SAM-dependent RNA methyltransferase, which produces MEPFERYRPIIDDFEAFLEACRRPLGTAVRVNTIKASVKRTIAVLEETGVAYEQAEWNPRVLRLETDSPGSTWTSFHGFTYGQEEVSAVPAGVLNPQPGERVWDACGAPGGKTTQIAALMDDRGTVVANDNNLGRLSALRFNAERLGATSLAVTNQDARNFSIKPFEFDRFDRALVDAPCSCEGTIRKNPDALEDWSEDHIHSVAGIQKGILRRAIQTTREGGTVVYSTCTFAPEENEAVVQHALENEPCEVVDFDLSLEHSPGLTTWDDEEYDSSLERAARIYPHQNDTGGFFVAKLEVTA; this is translated from the coding sequence ATGGAGCCATTCGAGCGGTATCGACCCATTATCGACGATTTCGAGGCGTTTCTCGAGGCGTGCCGGCGGCCGCTCGGAACCGCCGTCCGCGTGAACACGATCAAGGCGTCGGTCAAGCGAACGATTGCGGTGCTCGAGGAGACGGGCGTCGCGTACGAACAGGCCGAGTGGAACCCGCGCGTGTTGCGCCTCGAGACCGATTCGCCGGGATCGACGTGGACGTCGTTTCACGGATTCACCTACGGGCAGGAGGAAGTCTCGGCGGTGCCGGCGGGCGTACTGAATCCCCAACCGGGAGAGCGAGTCTGGGACGCCTGCGGCGCGCCGGGCGGAAAGACCACTCAAATCGCGGCGCTAATGGACGACCGCGGAACGGTCGTCGCGAACGACAACAACCTCGGCCGCCTGTCGGCGCTGCGATTCAACGCCGAGCGACTCGGCGCGACGAGCCTGGCGGTCACGAATCAGGACGCCCGAAACTTCTCGATAAAGCCCTTCGAGTTCGACCGCTTCGATCGGGCGCTCGTCGACGCCCCGTGTTCCTGCGAGGGAACCATTCGAAAGAACCCCGACGCGCTCGAGGACTGGTCCGAAGACCACATCCACTCGGTCGCCGGGATCCAGAAGGGGATCCTCCGGCGGGCGATCCAGACGACTCGCGAGGGCGGCACCGTCGTCTACTCGACGTGTACGTTCGCCCCCGAGGAAAACGAGGCCGTCGTCCAGCACGCTCTCGAGAACGAGCCCTGCGAGGTCGTCGACTTCGATCTCAGTTTGGAGCACTCGCCGGGGCTCACGACCTGGGACGACGAGGAATACGACTCGTCGCTCGAGCGGGCCGCGCGGATCTACCCCCACCAGAACGACACCGGCGGCTTCTTCGTCGCGAAACTCGAGGTGACCGCCTGA
- a CDS encoding universal stress protein has translation MSNTIVITTDGSEYSESAAEVGFEIAEKMNAAVHVLSVGDTNLTQISSIGGGPPKTKDDVTEIAAGWAADLAATARAEGLEVEEVVRTGIPAREIADYAAEIDADMIVIGTAGRSGIERMVVGSVTNKVVRTAPAPVVTVRPDGTVDAA, from the coding sequence ATGAGTAATACAATAGTTATTACAACGGACGGGAGCGAATATTCCGAATCCGCAGCCGAAGTCGGGTTCGAGATTGCCGAGAAGATGAACGCGGCCGTCCACGTCCTCTCCGTCGGCGATACGAACTTGACACAGATATCATCCATCGGCGGCGGGCCGCCGAAAACGAAAGACGACGTGACCGAAATCGCCGCCGGATGGGCGGCCGACCTCGCGGCGACGGCCCGAGCCGAGGGTCTCGAAGTCGAAGAAGTCGTCCGAACGGGCATTCCTGCACGGGAGATCGCCGACTACGCGGCGGAGATCGACGCCGACATGATCGTCATCGGAACGGCGGGTCGCAGCGGGATCGAACGCATGGTCGTCGGGAGCGTCACCAACAAAGTCGTTCGAACCGCGCCGGCCCCCGTCGTTACGGTGCGTCCCGACGGAACCGTCGACGCGGCCTGA
- a CDS encoding MMPL family transporter: MSLPERIADVVTTRTKTVIVVLLVLTALVGAGATMVDDDSSLDQFESDSPEGEAQAYINENFTAEEAENTTSVQLIYTTENRSDSAGGGTQPAGTSKNALSQESLLASLEFQQELRDNESINDTLAEENPIVGVENLVAYTAIADEQVAELEQRGSELENRSAELNETSERLSAGIDDVRETQRAYEQLNATAEPGTPEYETQAQEYETQIDETVAEATAGLDDEQTAAYEDAIENARSIESQLVALEAEYGEQAQEQDAYSELTAQMEDVYTAATMGVLEDEYAALESESERLEEDQAALEESAQSDEQPALDDQIEALEDLDDEEFESAVERTLSDDTDAGDGSALGLMPSSYEPGSTEADARMTSITQSASDSGSGGSEMGAVSDRIVDSQLDIRELATDYDDDELAGGYIVFGGGILTDEIDGSMADSLAIVGPLALLFVVAALAIAYRDPIDIVLGVAGIGAVLIWTFGFMGWAGIAFNQMFVAVPVLLIGLSIDYAIHVFMRHREQRGAADSSAAQSGAEATGEQHEPDDVRGSMRIALAGVGVALVWVTATTAIGFLANLVSPIGPIQEFGIVSSVGIVAALIVFGGLIPAAKIEIDSFLEARGYDRRKRAFGTGEGRFSDVLAVGSTAARKAPLILIVAVLLLTAGGVYGATQVDTSFNQEDFLAESPPGWTENLPGPMSPGEYQATDDLDYVNENFQRADSQAEILTHGAVTDDETLERIQGAEAEATESDVAYTLANGEAEVQSPLSVMEDTATQNESFNESFTAADTNGDDVPDENVSALYDELFEVNEEGASEVIHRTDGGEYESVRMVVAIDGDAGFDNTTDEMRTIAAGISDGGGGGDQFVTEPDGRWSAIATGDPVVSYVVEQDLLETVLQSLMITLVAVFVFLSVAYRLTGNSATLGAVTLLPVAFSVSWILGTMYLIGMPFNVLTGMITSLTIGLGVAYSIHVSARYTLELERQGNVWHAMHTTVTGTGGALLGSAATTVGGFGTLAFAILPVLRQFGIITALTITYAFLASVVVLPTLLVLWTRYFGPDVSFDPSRRSASATAASDGGRPESATRDTGSETPDVTESESPDDPQSENLEGNEKDGGADE, encoded by the coding sequence ATGAGTCTTCCCGAGCGTATCGCCGACGTCGTCACGACTCGTACCAAAACTGTCATCGTCGTCCTTCTAGTGTTGACCGCCCTCGTGGGGGCGGGGGCGACGATGGTCGACGACGATTCCTCGCTCGACCAGTTCGAGAGCGACTCGCCGGAGGGCGAGGCACAGGCCTACATCAACGAGAACTTCACCGCCGAAGAGGCCGAAAACACGACGAGCGTACAGTTGATATACACGACTGAAAACCGTTCTGACAGCGCTGGTGGAGGGACCCAGCCTGCCGGCACCTCCAAAAACGCGCTCTCGCAGGAGTCGTTGCTCGCCTCGCTCGAGTTCCAACAGGAGCTACGGGACAACGAGTCGATCAACGACACCCTCGCCGAAGAGAACCCGATCGTCGGCGTCGAAAACCTCGTGGCCTACACCGCGATCGCCGACGAGCAAGTCGCCGAACTCGAACAGCGGGGAAGCGAACTCGAGAACCGAAGCGCCGAACTCAACGAGACCAGCGAGCGACTCAGCGCAGGTATCGACGACGTTCGCGAAACCCAGCGAGCCTACGAGCAATTGAACGCGACGGCCGAGCCCGGTACGCCTGAGTACGAGACCCAAGCCCAGGAATACGAGACGCAGATCGACGAAACCGTCGCCGAGGCGACCGCGGGACTCGACGACGAGCAGACCGCCGCGTACGAAGACGCGATCGAGAACGCCCGCTCGATCGAATCCCAACTCGTGGCACTCGAGGCCGAGTACGGGGAGCAAGCCCAGGAGCAGGACGCCTATAGCGAACTGACAGCGCAGATGGAAGACGTCTACACCGCCGCGACGATGGGCGTTCTCGAAGACGAGTACGCAGCCCTCGAGTCCGAATCCGAACGGCTCGAGGAAGACCAGGCGGCGCTCGAGGAGAGCGCTCAGAGCGACGAACAGCCAGCCCTCGATGACCAGATCGAAGCGCTCGAGGATCTCGACGACGAGGAGTTCGAAAGCGCCGTCGAGCGGACGCTCAGCGACGACACCGACGCAGGCGACGGTTCGGCGCTCGGACTGATGCCGTCGTCGTACGAACCCGGGTCGACCGAGGCCGACGCGCGGATGACCTCGATTACGCAGTCGGCTTCGGACAGCGGTAGCGGCGGGTCCGAGATGGGTGCAGTTAGCGACCGAATCGTCGACAGTCAACTCGACATTCGCGAACTCGCGACCGACTACGACGACGACGAACTCGCCGGCGGCTACATCGTCTTCGGCGGCGGTATCCTCACCGACGAGATCGACGGCTCGATGGCGGACAGTCTGGCTATCGTCGGCCCGCTCGCGCTTCTTTTCGTCGTCGCCGCGTTGGCAATCGCCTACCGCGATCCGATCGACATCGTCCTCGGCGTCGCGGGTATCGGTGCCGTGTTGATCTGGACGTTCGGATTCATGGGGTGGGCGGGAATCGCGTTCAACCAGATGTTCGTCGCCGTCCCGGTCTTGCTCATCGGGCTCTCTATCGACTACGCGATTCACGTCTTTATGCGCCATCGCGAGCAGCGCGGGGCGGCAGACAGTTCGGCCGCGCAATCGGGGGCCGAGGCGACCGGCGAGCAACACGAACCAGACGATGTCCGCGGGTCGATGCGGATCGCGCTGGCTGGCGTGGGCGTCGCACTCGTCTGGGTCACCGCGACGACCGCGATCGGCTTCCTCGCGAACCTGGTGAGTCCCATCGGCCCGATTCAGGAGTTCGGCATCGTGAGTTCCGTCGGTATCGTCGCCGCGTTGATCGTCTTCGGCGGCCTCATTCCCGCGGCGAAAATCGAGATCGACTCGTTCCTCGAGGCACGGGGCTACGACCGACGAAAGCGAGCCTTCGGGACCGGCGAAGGCCGGTTCAGCGACGTCCTCGCCGTCGGATCGACCGCGGCACGGAAGGCCCCGCTGATCCTCATCGTCGCCGTCCTGTTGCTGACCGCTGGCGGCGTCTACGGCGCGACGCAGGTCGACACCAGTTTCAACCAGGAGGATTTCCTCGCGGAGAGTCCACCCGGGTGGACGGAGAACCTACCCGGACCGATGAGCCCCGGCGAGTATCAGGCCACCGACGACCTCGATTACGTCAACGAGAACTTCCAGCGCGCGGACTCGCAAGCGGAGATACTCACGCACGGGGCGGTTACCGACGACGAGACGCTCGAGCGAATACAGGGGGCGGAAGCGGAGGCGACTGAAAGCGACGTCGCCTACACGCTCGCGAACGGCGAGGCCGAGGTGCAGAGTCCGCTCTCGGTGATGGAAGACACCGCCACACAGAACGAGTCGTTCAACGAGTCGTTCACCGCCGCGGATACGAACGGCGACGACGTTCCCGACGAAAACGTCTCCGCGCTGTACGACGAACTGTTCGAGGTAAACGAGGAGGGTGCCAGCGAGGTCATCCACCGAACCGACGGCGGCGAGTACGAGTCAGTCCGCATGGTCGTCGCCATCGACGGGGACGCCGGCTTCGACAACACGACCGACGAGATGCGAACGATCGCCGCGGGAATCAGCGATGGCGGCGGGGGCGGCGACCAGTTTGTCACCGAACCCGACGGACGCTGGAGTGCAATCGCGACCGGCGACCCGGTCGTCAGCTACGTCGTCGAGCAGGACCTTCTGGAGACGGTCTTGCAGAGCCTCATGATCACGCTCGTGGCCGTCTTCGTCTTCCTTTCCGTGGCCTATCGCCTGACCGGCAACAGCGCGACGCTGGGTGCCGTAACGTTGCTCCCGGTCGCGTTCTCGGTGAGCTGGATCCTCGGGACGATGTACCTCATCGGGATGCCGTTTAACGTCTTGACGGGGATGATCACGAGCCTGACCATCGGGCTCGGCGTGGCCTACAGCATCCACGTGAGCGCTCGATACACCCTCGAACTCGAGCGCCAGGGCAACGTCTGGCATGCGATGCATACAACCGTCACTGGAACCGGCGGCGCGTTGCTCGGGAGCGCGGCGACGACGGTCGGCGGCTTCGGGACGCTCGCGTTCGCAATCTTGCCCGTGCTTCGCCAGTTCGGCATCATCACCGCGCTGACGATCACGTACGCGTTCCTCGCGAGCGTCGTCGTCCTGCCGACGCTGCTCGTGCTCTGGACGCGCTATTTCGGCCCGGACGTCTCCTTCGATCCGTCCCGGCGTTCCGCGTCGGCGACCGCCGCCAGCGACGGCGGTCGCCCCGAGTCGGCGACCCGTGATACCGGCTCCGAGACACCGGATGTTACCGAATCCGAGAGTCCGGACGATCCCCAGTCCGAGAATCTCGAGGGGAACGAGAAAGACGGAGGGGCAGACGAATGA
- a CDS encoding helix-turn-helix domain-containing protein, producing the protein MTTIAEITITAADFALADTCQSNPDLELRVESVAGEGKHPMTLVWFSSCDREAVESALADDSTVTDFKQLLTSSDGTERLYRLEYDSNVTERCECVFEYDGSILDAKVSDGQWTLRLLFPRRESLSSAIEAIEGFDVTVDVRRMVEADRNADLEASAALTEPQREAIAEAYRQGYYDVPREISLEELARELNISHQALSERLRRANRVLAGEQLNQPRGEIIRN; encoded by the coding sequence ATGACAACAATTGCAGAAATCACGATCACGGCGGCCGATTTCGCACTCGCGGACACGTGCCAGTCGAACCCCGACCTCGAGCTTCGAGTCGAGAGCGTCGCCGGGGAAGGGAAACACCCGATGACGCTCGTGTGGTTCTCGAGTTGTGATCGAGAGGCAGTCGAATCCGCACTGGCCGACGATTCGACGGTAACTGACTTCAAACAACTACTCACCAGCTCTGACGGCACAGAGCGTCTCTACCGTCTGGAGTACGACTCGAACGTCACCGAGCGGTGTGAGTGTGTCTTCGAGTACGACGGATCGATACTCGACGCGAAGGTCTCCGACGGGCAGTGGACGCTCCGACTGCTCTTCCCGCGCCGGGAGAGCCTCTCGAGTGCGATAGAAGCCATCGAGGGGTTCGACGTCACCGTCGACGTTCGGCGAATGGTCGAGGCGGACCGAAACGCCGATCTCGAGGCCAGCGCCGCGCTGACCGAGCCACAGCGGGAGGCGATCGCGGAGGCCTACAGACAGGGATACTACGACGTCCCTCGCGAGATTTCGCTCGAGGAACTCGCGCGCGAACTGAACATCTCACATCAGGCGCTATCCGAACGGCTCCGGCGAGCGAATCGCGTGCTCGCCGGCGAGCAACTGAACCAGCCCCGCGGCGAAATCATACGGAACTAG
- a CDS encoding ZIP family metal transporter: MVSLVELFVRIVGDDPVIQGLVGGIVIAMLNLFGASLVLVWRNPSDRALDGALGFAAGVMLAAAFTSLIIPGIEQYSGGDPIPTLVGVALGAIFLDRADVLVPHAHYLLTGRKRADQANPGTSLPLDNERVVPVVLFILAITLHNMPEGLAVGVGFGSGDVESAIPLMLAIGIQNIPEGLAVSVAAINAGLDRRFYAVFAGVRSGVVEIPLAVVGALAVSAAEPLLPYAMGFAAGAMLFVISDEIIPETHTRGYERIATLGLMAGVIVMLYLDVSLG; the protein is encoded by the coding sequence ATGGTTTCACTAGTCGAGTTATTCGTACGGATTGTCGGTGACGACCCGGTGATTCAGGGGCTCGTCGGCGGAATCGTTATCGCGATGTTGAACCTGTTCGGAGCGTCGCTGGTGCTCGTCTGGCGGAACCCGTCGGACCGGGCACTCGACGGTGCGCTCGGATTCGCGGCCGGTGTGATGCTTGCCGCGGCGTTCACCAGCCTTATCATCCCGGGAATCGAGCAGTACTCCGGAGGAGACCCGATTCCCACGCTCGTGGGCGTTGCGCTCGGCGCGATCTTTCTCGATCGAGCGGACGTGCTCGTCCCACACGCACACTATCTGCTGACCGGTCGCAAACGAGCGGATCAGGCTAACCCGGGCACGTCGCTTCCCCTCGATAACGAACGGGTGGTGCCCGTCGTCCTGTTTATCCTGGCGATCACGCTCCACAACATGCCGGAAGGGTTGGCCGTGGGTGTCGGCTTCGGCTCCGGCGATGTCGAAAGCGCGATTCCGCTCATGCTCGCCATCGGCATCCAGAACATTCCCGAAGGGCTCGCCGTCTCCGTAGCCGCGATCAACGCCGGGCTCGACCGACGCTTTTACGCGGTCTTCGCCGGGGTGCGCTCGGGCGTTGTCGAAATCCCGCTCGCCGTGGTCGGCGCGCTGGCGGTGAGCGCCGCAGAACCGCTGCTTCCCTACGCGATGGGATTCGCCGCGGGAGCAATGCTCTTCGTGATCTCCGACGAAATCATCCCCGAAACCCACACGCGCGGATACGAACGGATCGCTACCCTCGGGTTGATGGCCGGCGTGATCGTGATGCTCTACCTCGACGTTAGTTTGGGATGA
- a CDS encoding TrmB family transcriptional regulator, with the protein MSEGDDETELGDPVRTDDRTGPDDEGAAVEAFERLGLTGYEAKVFIALHRLGSGTARDVAEITDVPRSQVYSVAENLEARGLLEVHHASPIRYRPVRVEEARETLRERFEHEQERALEYVERVQEEMPAEETTEEIWTVRGSGRIDDRIVDLLSNAEDRIVFAVRLPALFDSSIESVLEDRATDGVSVTAISSAQRVRDRLEDRENLRVQEPREPRTEDERSGRIAVVDDDSVLLSVVDDDGSETAIWSVESLFASVLIQLIEANEETLERAA; encoded by the coding sequence ATGAGCGAGGGTGACGACGAAACGGAACTGGGCGATCCGGTACGTACCGATGACAGAACGGGACCGGACGACGAAGGGGCCGCGGTCGAGGCGTTCGAACGGCTCGGGCTCACCGGCTACGAGGCCAAGGTCTTCATCGCGCTCCACCGACTGGGGTCGGGAACCGCACGAGACGTCGCCGAAATCACCGACGTTCCCCGCTCGCAGGTCTACAGCGTCGCCGAAAACCTCGAGGCCCGTGGACTGCTCGAAGTGCACCACGCCAGCCCGATTCGATACCGGCCGGTCCGCGTCGAAGAGGCTCGAGAGACGCTTCGCGAGCGGTTCGAACACGAACAGGAACGGGCACTCGAGTACGTCGAGCGCGTCCAAGAGGAGATGCCGGCGGAAGAAACCACCGAGGAGATCTGGACCGTCCGCGGGAGTGGCCGAATCGACGACCGCATCGTCGACCTCCTCTCGAACGCGGAGGACCGGATCGTCTTCGCCGTCCGGTTGCCGGCGCTCTTCGATTCGTCGATCGAGTCCGTTCTCGAAGACCGAGCGACCGACGGCGTGTCGGTCACCGCTATCAGCAGCGCCCAGCGGGTTCGTGATCGACTCGAGGACCGAGAGAACCTTCGCGTGCAGGAACCCCGTGAACCACGAACGGAAGACGAACGCTCCGGACGGATCGCCGTCGTCGACGACGATAGCGTGCTCTTGAGCGTCGTCGACGACGACGGCAGCGAGACCGCCATCTGGAGCGTCGAATCGCTGTTCGCATCCGTCCTGATTCAGCTGATCGAAGCGAACGAAGAAACGCTCGAGCGGGCGGCCTGA
- a CDS encoding proteasome assembly chaperone family protein: MSRIRIQGPEVDLENATLVEGFPGIGLVGKIATDHLIEELDMRYYASVHCEGLPRVGIYREGDRTVRPPVRLYVSEDKNVLALQSDTPISASAVDTVASCLTGWLVDEGVRPVYLSGRPAEQEGIPQITGVATGDAGDALDEIGVDPPSEDGVISGPTGALINRAAQQDYDALGLIVECNPNFPDPEAASELLEHAIAPLTDLSIDVDRLIERDEEIQEHREQFAKRMQEIGQEESSQARPLRMYQ; encoded by the coding sequence ATGTCACGTATCCGCATCCAGGGACCGGAAGTCGACCTCGAGAACGCGACGCTCGTCGAGGGGTTTCCCGGAATCGGACTGGTCGGCAAGATCGCCACCGATCACCTCATCGAGGAGCTGGATATGCGCTACTACGCGAGCGTCCACTGCGAAGGGCTGCCACGTGTTGGGATCTACCGCGAAGGAGACCGAACCGTTCGCCCGCCGGTTCGACTCTACGTCAGCGAAGACAAGAACGTGCTCGCCCTGCAAAGCGACACGCCGATCAGCGCCAGTGCCGTCGATACCGTCGCGTCCTGTCTCACCGGGTGGCTCGTCGACGAAGGCGTGCGACCGGTCTACCTGAGCGGCCGACCGGCCGAGCAGGAGGGAATTCCCCAGATCACCGGCGTCGCAACGGGGGATGCGGGCGACGCTCTGGACGAGATCGGCGTCGATCCGCCGTCCGAAGACGGCGTCATCAGCGGTCCCACCGGCGCGTTGATCAACCGGGCTGCACAGCAGGACTACGACGCCCTCGGGCTAATCGTCGAGTGCAATCCGAACTTCCCCGATCCCGAAGCCGCGAGCGAACTGCTCGAGCACGCGATCGCGCCGCTTACGGACCTCTCCATCGACGTAGACAGGCTCATAGAGCGGGACGAAGAGATTCAAGAACACCGCGAACAGTTCGCCAAACGAATGCAAGAGATCGGACAAGAAGAGAGTTCGCAAGCGCGGCCGTTACGAATGTATCAGTGA
- a CDS encoding response regulator: MLHVDDDEALVDLAATLLERECDPLEVVTETSVDAALQVLRAQTVDCVISDYDMPGQDGLAFLERVRTTAPNLPFILFTGYDSAALKADAIQAGVTEYQRKRTDTEQYAVLAERVLEAVES, from the coding sequence GTGTTACACGTCGACGACGACGAGGCGTTGGTCGATCTCGCCGCCACGCTACTCGAGCGCGAATGCGATCCGCTCGAGGTCGTGACCGAAACGAGTGTCGACGCTGCGTTGCAGGTGTTGCGTGCCCAGACCGTCGACTGCGTGATCAGCGATTACGACATGCCGGGCCAGGACGGACTCGCGTTTCTGGAACGCGTTCGCACCACCGCGCCCAATCTTCCATTTATCCTCTTTACGGGGTATGATTCGGCGGCTCTCAAGGCCGATGCGATCCAAGCGGGCGTAACGGAGTACCAGCGCAAGCGGACCGATACCGAACAGTACGCGGTCTTGGCAGAGCGCGTTCTCGAGGCAGTCGAGAGCTGA
- a CDS encoding MBL fold metallo-hydrolase: MRVTFLGTGSAMPTGERFQTGIVVQEAEHTLLIDCGSGVLHRLQQSGIGYESIASVLLTHHHLDHVADLLPLMKARWLAGEETFEIVGPQGTKAMVDGLLEVHEYMQGKLEVQVREVVPGDFDVAGFDVSAYETRHSLPCLAYRFDDRFAYSGDSEAFPGLVNFADECAILVHDCSFPDDVDVSNHPTPEKLGRALEGSDIGRVYLTHLYPHTDGRHEEMLESISSRYDGDVRFAEDLQTVSIK, encoded by the coding sequence ATGCGAGTCACCTTTCTCGGAACCGGAAGCGCGATGCCCACCGGCGAGCGGTTCCAGACGGGAATAGTCGTTCAGGAAGCCGAACACACCCTCCTGATCGACTGCGGATCGGGCGTCCTCCACCGGCTCCAGCAGTCGGGGATCGGCTACGAATCGATCGCGAGCGTCCTGCTTACTCACCACCACCTCGACCACGTCGCCGACTTGCTCCCGCTGATGAAAGCCCGCTGGCTCGCGGGCGAGGAAACCTTCGAGATCGTCGGTCCGCAGGGAACCAAAGCGATGGTTGACGGGCTTCTCGAGGTCCACGAATACATGCAGGGCAAACTCGAGGTGCAGGTCAGGGAGGTCGTTCCCGGCGACTTCGACGTGGCGGGGTTCGACGTGTCGGCGTACGAAACTCGCCACTCGCTGCCCTGTCTCGCCTACCGGTTCGACGACCGGTTCGCCTACAGCGGCGACAGCGAGGCGTTCCCCGGACTGGTGAACTTCGCCGACGAGTGTGCGATTTTGGTCCACGATTGCTCGTTCCCCGACGACGTGGACGTGTCGAACCACCCGACGCCCGAGAAGCTCGGCAGGGCGCTCGAGGGGTCGGACATCGGCCGCGTCTATCTGACCCACCTCTACCCGCACACCGACGGACGCCACGAGGAGATGCTCGAGTCCATCTCGAGTCGATACGACGGCGACGTTCGGTTCGCCGAGGACCTCCAGACCGTGTCGATCAAGTGA